In Mycolicibacter virginiensis, the DNA window ACTGCCCGACCTGGCCGGGCGCCATGTCGCGGTGATCGGTCAGGGGTCGATCGGTCTGCTGTTCAGCGCTGTCGCCAAAGCCGCGGGTGCGCGGCGCGTCACCGGTGTGGATCCGGTCGATCGCCGAGAGGTGGCGTCCGCCTTCGGGATTGACACCGTGGTCCAGGCGACAAGTGACCGCTGGGTGCACCACCTGGACGCAGCAGACCGCCCGGAGATCGTGATCGAGGCGGTCGGCCACCAGGTTGCCACCTTGGGTCACGCCATCGAGGCGGTCGCTCCCGGCGGCACGGTGTTCTACTTCGGTGTCCCCGACGACGACAGCTATCCGATCAGCATGCGCACCATGCTGCGCAACAATCTGACGTTGATGTCCGGAATCACCCAGGATAGGCGGCGGATGCTGGAGGTCGCAGGTCGATTCGCCGCGGAGCATCCAGAACTGTTGGGCGACTACGTCACTCACATCTTCGGCTGCCATGAAGCCCAGGCCGCGTTCGAGTTGGCGAGTCGACCGGTGCCGGGCCGCGTCAAGATCGCGATGGTCGCATGACGTCGGCGCTGCATGCCGCCCTGGCGGACCGGGCCCCGCTCTGGGGCGGCTGGGTCACCGGGCCCACGGTGCTGGGCCCGG includes these proteins:
- a CDS encoding zinc-binding dehydrogenase, with amino-acid sequence MWAYRLIAPYQFEKIEAPDPREQQLGAGQVLLQFVAAGVCGSDLPAFRGAQGRLAGDDGARAAEKLGFPIHEIVGDVIASRHPLHQPGDRVVGWASGFDGLMEQVISDGDGLVAYDLALAPAQAVGLQPLACVLYAVEQLPDLAGRHVAVIGQGSIGLLFSAVAKAAGARRVTGVDPVDRREVASAFGIDTVVQATSDRWVHHLDAADRPEIVIEAVGHQVATLGHAIEAVAPGGTVFYFGVPDDDSYPISMRTMLRNNLTLMSGITQDRRRMLEVAGRFAAEHPELLGDYVTHIFGCHEAQAAFELASRPVPGRVKIAMVA